From a region of the Fischerella sp. JS2 genome:
- a CDS encoding chemotaxis protein CheB codes for MTNSYIVVMVASAGGLKALSEILSNLPPDFPAPIAVVQHLDPHYPSMLASILSKRTPLVVKQAEAGDKLKPGTVYIAPPDQHLLVNTDATLSLSQDKKVCNVRPAGDVLFQSAAASFQEQAIAVVLTGMDSDGAAGVQAIKSMGGVVIAQDKATADFFAMPEAAIKTGTVDFVLPLDAIASTLIELTNR; via the coding sequence ATGACGAATAGCTACATAGTAGTAATGGTAGCCTCAGCTGGTGGACTCAAAGCTTTGAGTGAAATTTTATCTAACTTACCACCAGACTTTCCTGCGCCGATCGCGGTGGTACAGCACCTAGATCCCCACTATCCTAGTATGCTAGCCAGTATTCTGAGTAAGCGCACTCCTTTGGTAGTCAAACAAGCAGAAGCAGGTGACAAGTTAAAACCAGGCACAGTTTACATTGCTCCTCCCGATCAACATCTGTTAGTTAATACCGACGCAACATTGTCTCTTTCTCAAGACAAAAAAGTCTGTAATGTCCGCCCCGCAGGCGATGTGCTGTTTCAGTCTGCCGCAGCTAGTTTTCAAGAACAGGCGATCGCTGTAGTCTTAACTGGAATGGATAGCGATGGTGCCGCCGGAGTACAGGCAATTAAAAGTATGGGTGGTGTAGTTATTGCCCAAGATAAAGCAACTGCTGATTTTTTTGCGATGCCTGAAGCTGCAATTAAAACTGGAACTGTTGATTTTGTTTTACCCTTAGATGCGATCGCTTCTACTTTAATTGAATTAACAAATAGGTGA
- the cysS gene encoding cysteine--tRNA ligase, with translation MTLTVYNTLTRRQEPLETIEPGKVKMYCCGVTVYDYCHLGHARSYIVWDTIRRYLQWRGYQVHYIQNFTDIDDKILNRAREQGTTMEAVSYRFIDAYFEDIRRLNVMDADEYPRATEHIPEIHEMIKALMAKDYAYAANGDVYYRVERFPTYGKLSGRELEQMQAGASGRVDAEYQEGKKQHPFDFALWKAAKPGEPAWDSPWGKGRPGWHIECSAMIRSRLGETIDIHGGGGDLIFPHHENEIAQSEAAINKPLAHYWMHNGMVMVDGKKMSKSLGNFTTIRELLDRPVDPMAVRYFVLQAHYRKPLDFTDEAIATAESSWKTLKEGLLFGYEHGQKLGFGNDGNNLDKEIINRFEESGDDDFNFSGSLAVLFELAKELRREGNLLVHEGKTETPPQELARQWQTLVTLAGVLGLEAKVTEETIGSSGISEAEIEELIQKRQEARKAKNFAEADRIRDELQTQGITLIDSREGTRWHRG, from the coding sequence ATGACCCTAACTGTTTACAATACCCTCACTCGTCGCCAAGAACCTTTGGAAACAATTGAGCCTGGAAAAGTTAAGATGTATTGCTGCGGCGTGACGGTGTATGACTATTGCCATTTGGGTCATGCTCGTTCCTACATAGTTTGGGATACTATACGTCGTTATCTGCAATGGCGCGGTTATCAAGTCCACTACATCCAGAATTTTACCGATATTGACGATAAGATTCTCAACCGTGCTAGGGAACAAGGTACAACGATGGAAGCGGTATCATATCGTTTTATCGATGCTTATTTTGAAGATATCCGTCGTTTAAATGTCATGGATGCGGATGAATATCCCCGTGCAACGGAACATATTCCGGAAATCCATGAGATGATTAAAGCCTTAATGGCAAAAGATTATGCCTATGCGGCTAATGGTGATGTCTACTACAGAGTTGAGCGTTTCCCCACATATGGCAAGCTATCTGGGCGAGAACTAGAACAAATGCAAGCTGGTGCTAGCGGGAGAGTAGATGCAGAATATCAAGAAGGCAAAAAACAGCACCCCTTCGATTTTGCTTTATGGAAAGCCGCTAAACCAGGAGAACCTGCTTGGGACTCACCTTGGGGTAAAGGTCGTCCAGGGTGGCATATTGAATGTTCAGCGATGATTCGATCGCGATTAGGTGAAACAATTGATATTCATGGCGGCGGTGGTGATTTAATCTTCCCTCACCATGAAAATGAAATAGCCCAATCAGAAGCCGCCATCAACAAGCCCCTGGCACACTACTGGATGCACAACGGCATGGTAATGGTAGATGGTAAGAAAATGTCCAAGTCTCTGGGCAACTTTACTACCATTCGAGAATTATTAGATCGCCCCGTTGATCCAATGGCAGTGCGTTACTTTGTCTTGCAGGCACACTATCGCAAACCTCTTGATTTTACCGATGAAGCGATCGCTACTGCTGAAAGTAGTTGGAAAACCCTCAAAGAAGGTTTACTCTTTGGCTACGAACACGGTCAAAAACTTGGGTTTGGCAATGACGGTAATAATTTAGATAAAGAAATCATCAACAGGTTTGAAGAATCAGGAGATGATGATTTTAACTTCTCTGGTAGCCTAGCAGTACTATTTGAACTTGCCAAGGAACTACGTCGAGAGGGTAATCTTTTGGTACATGAAGGCAAAACCGAAACACCACCACAAGAATTAGCTAGACAATGGCAGACTCTGGTTACTTTAGCTGGGGTTTTGGGTTTAGAAGCTAAAGTTACAGAAGAAACAATTGGCAGTAGTGGTATTTCTGAAGCAGAAATCGAGGAGTTAATTCAAAAACGGCAAGAAGCAAGAAAAGCGAAGAATTTTGCCGAAGCAGACCGTATCCGTGATGAATTACAAACTCAAGGCATTACTTTAATAGATAGCCGTGAAGGTACGCGCTGGCATAGGGGTTGA
- a CDS encoding single-stranded DNA-binding protein — protein MNSCILMAEIVKEPELRFTPDGLEVTEMLVQFSGLREGEPAANIKVVGWGNMAKEIQQHYHVGDRILLEGRLGMHTIDRPEGFKEKRAELTVQKIYPLVANLNMGGSSVTTAPASAPASTPQKAVSSYEPPLSTPTSAKSNIGVASQNNYSEPVPQTSKPERSSYPPVVPNPEPDVDDIPF, from the coding sequence ATGAACAGCTGTATTTTAATGGCGGAAATTGTTAAAGAACCAGAACTGCGTTTTACACCAGATGGATTGGAAGTGACAGAGATGCTGGTGCAGTTTTCTGGGTTGCGAGAAGGTGAACCAGCAGCAAATATAAAAGTAGTAGGCTGGGGCAATATGGCTAAAGAAATTCAGCAGCACTACCACGTTGGCGATCGCATACTTTTAGAAGGACGTTTAGGAATGCATACTATTGATCGTCCAGAAGGTTTTAAAGAAAAACGTGCTGAGTTGACAGTACAAAAGATTTATCCTTTAGTTGCAAATTTAAACATGGGTGGGTCTTCAGTGACGACAGCACCAGCATCAGCACCAGCTTCCACTCCTCAAAAAGCTGTTTCTAGTTACGAACCACCACTTTCGACACCAACTTCAGCAAAAAGTAATATTGGTGTCGCTTCCCAAAATAATTACTCAGAACCTGTTCCCCAAACCTCAAAACCTGAGCGTAGTTCCTATCCTCCGGTAGTACCTAACCCAGAACCAGACGTTGATGACATCCCATTTTAA
- a CDS encoding CheR family methyltransferase has product MSTTDTNPELENLLEYIKRNRGFDFRGYKRTSLSRRIKRRMQMIGVESYNEYLDYLEVHPDEFVDLFNTILINVTGFFRDAEAWEYVASDIIPQIITNKHPSQPIRVWSAGCASGEETYTLAMLLAEALGMEQYTARVKVFATDVDVEALEYARHANYSPKEIQTISPKLLEKYFERVGGRYVVQKELRRGVIFGRHDLVQDAPISRIDLLVCRNTLMYFNSETQAKILDRFHFALHDHGFLFLGKAEMLFTRNHSFTPLDLRRRIFTKVPNGNRRDLLLNITHLSSQQSRPEMVDPMTRIHQAAFEIDPIAQVIVDVHNSLVLANEQARSLFNLNPRDIGRPLQDLEISYRPVELRSRIEQASTNRRAVILKDVEWSVTEQETRFFDVHVIPLIDNNGDELLGVKIVFTDVTRFKQLQNELVHANQELETAYEELQSTNEELETTNEELQSTVEELETTNEELQSTNEELETMNEELQSTNEELHTLNDELRQRSDELVQVNTFLESILSGLHSGVTVLNQDLHIQIWNYRAEDLWGIRPDEVKGRHFLNLDIGLPVEQLRQPIRACLLGELPYPEVTLQATNRRGRAILCKVSCTPLRASTTRDIQGVILLMEEIDTSE; this is encoded by the coding sequence ATGAGTACCACGGATACTAACCCAGAACTAGAAAACCTTTTAGAATACATCAAACGCAACCGTGGTTTTGATTTTAGGGGCTACAAGCGCACCAGCTTAAGTCGCCGCATCAAAAGACGTATGCAAATGATTGGTGTTGAAAGTTACAACGAATATCTTGACTACTTGGAAGTACATCCAGACGAGTTTGTTGACTTGTTTAACACGATTTTAATCAATGTCACGGGTTTTTTTCGAGATGCGGAAGCTTGGGAGTACGTAGCAAGTGATATTATTCCTCAAATAATTACTAACAAGCACCCCAGCCAACCGATCCGAGTATGGAGTGCGGGATGTGCTTCCGGGGAAGAAACTTACACCTTAGCTATGTTGTTGGCTGAAGCACTGGGTATGGAACAGTACACAGCACGAGTGAAAGTGTTTGCCACTGATGTAGATGTGGAAGCGCTAGAATATGCCCGTCATGCCAACTACAGCCCCAAAGAAATCCAAACCATTTCTCCAAAACTACTGGAAAAGTATTTTGAGCGTGTAGGTGGTCGCTATGTTGTACAAAAAGAATTACGTCGCGGTGTAATTTTTGGTCGTCATGATTTAGTGCAGGATGCACCAATTTCCAGAATTGATCTGCTGGTGTGTCGTAATACTCTCATGTATTTCAACTCTGAAACCCAGGCGAAAATTTTGGATCGCTTTCACTTTGCTTTGCACGATCACGGGTTTCTATTTTTGGGTAAAGCAGAAATGCTGTTTACTCGTAATCACTCCTTTACACCTCTTGACTTGCGGCGGCGGATATTCACAAAAGTACCAAACGGCAATCGTCGCGATCTATTGTTGAACATAACTCATTTGAGTAGCCAACAATCCAGACCTGAGATGGTTGACCCAATGACTCGCATTCATCAAGCTGCCTTCGAGATCGATCCGATCGCCCAAGTGATAGTGGATGTTCACAATTCATTGGTACTAGCCAACGAACAAGCCCGGAGTTTATTTAATCTCAATCCCAGGGATATAGGTCGCCCGTTGCAGGATTTAGAAATTTCCTACCGACCAGTAGAATTGCGATCGCGGATTGAGCAAGCTAGCACTAACCGTCGTGCTGTGATTTTGAAAGATGTTGAATGGTCAGTTACAGAACAAGAAACCAGATTTTTTGATGTCCACGTCATACCACTGATAGACAACAACGGTGATGAACTCTTAGGTGTAAAAATCGTCTTCACCGACGTTACCCGCTTTAAACAGTTACAAAACGAACTCGTACACGCCAACCAAGAACTAGAAACCGCTTATGAAGAACTCCAATCTACTAACGAAGAACTAGAGACAACAAACGAAGAACTCCAATCCACCGTCGAAGAACTAGAAACAACCAACGAAGAACTCCAATCTACCAACGAAGAGTTGGAGACGATGAACGAGGAACTACAGTCTACTAACGAAGAACTCCACACCCTCAACGACGAACTGCGGCAACGTAGTGATGAACTTGTCCAAGTCAACACCTTTTTGGAATCGATTTTATCTGGTTTGCATAGCGGTGTGACCGTTCTCAACCAAGACCTACACATCCAAATTTGGAACTACCGTGCTGAAGACCTCTGGGGCATCCGCCCTGATGAAGTTAAAGGTAGGCACTTCCTGAATCTAGATATCGGTTTGCCAGTCGAACAACTGCGTCAGCCAATCCGCGCCTGTTTACTAGGAGAGTTGCCATACCCAGAAGTCACATTACAAGCCACAAATCGTCGTGGTCGGGCAATTTTATGCAAAGTTTCCTGTACACCTCTACGTGCCTCGACCACACGCGATATTCAAGGAGTAATCTTGTTAATGGAGGAAATTGACACGAGTGAATAA
- a CDS encoding ABC transporter ATP-binding protein — protein sequence MAQVILENVYKSFPPRRGESVTSKTQLVLNSGDKNKATASKGADSVNVLRRINLTVADGEFMVLVGPSGCGKSTLLRLIAGLEVMTGGNIWVGDRLVNDLPPKERDIAMVFQNYALYPHMSVYDNIAFGLRRRCLEVGEVGTEGVSQWAEKMLVGMTRNLPKGLRYISEKERSVNEQVKYVAQLLQIEGLLNRLPKQLSGGQRQRVALGRAIARNPQVFLMDEPLSNLDAKLRAETRAQIVKLQRQLGTTTIYVTHDQTEAMTMGDRITILNQGQIQQVAQPLELYNRPANLFVAEFIGSPPMNFMPMQFHAPLLITNGDFRLTLPELWGNALQKYDGRTVILGIRPEHLILSVPATRNLPVQVELVENLGNDSYLSTKIIDSSFQQPVTSSGNSLQVRVPPDRLVHVGEQLWLSLTPEKLHFFDPETELAIFP from the coding sequence GTGGCCCAAGTAATTTTAGAAAACGTTTATAAAAGTTTTCCTCCTCGTCGAGGAGAAAGTGTTACTTCTAAAACCCAGCTGGTGTTGAACTCTGGGGACAAGAATAAAGCAACTGCCTCTAAAGGTGCAGATAGTGTAAATGTCTTGCGGCGAATTAACCTGACTGTGGCAGATGGTGAATTTATGGTGCTGGTGGGGCCTTCTGGTTGTGGTAAAAGCACCTTGCTACGGTTAATTGCTGGTTTGGAAGTCATGACTGGAGGCAATATTTGGGTAGGCGATCGCTTAGTTAACGATCTTCCGCCTAAGGAACGAGATATTGCGATGGTGTTTCAAAATTACGCCCTCTATCCCCATATGTCGGTGTATGACAATATTGCTTTTGGATTGCGACGCCGTTGTTTGGAAGTAGGGGAAGTAGGGACAGAAGGAGTTTCCCAATGGGCAGAAAAGATGTTAGTGGGAATGACACGAAATTTACCCAAGGGACTACGTTATATTTCTGAGAAAGAACGCTCAGTAAATGAACAGGTAAAATACGTTGCCCAGTTATTACAAATTGAAGGACTGTTAAATCGTTTACCCAAACAATTATCCGGGGGACAAAGACAACGGGTAGCTTTAGGAAGGGCGATCGCGCGCAACCCGCAAGTGTTTCTCATGGATGAACCGCTTTCTAACCTCGATGCTAAACTGCGCGCCGAAACCCGGGCCCAAATTGTCAAACTGCAACGCCAGTTAGGAACAACGACAATTTACGTTACCCACGATCAAACAGAAGCGATGACAATGGGCGATCGCATTACAATTCTCAATCAAGGTCAAATTCAACAAGTTGCCCAGCCGTTGGAACTTTATAATCGTCCTGCCAACCTTTTTGTAGCTGAATTTATTGGTTCACCACCAATGAATTTTATGCCGATGCAATTTCATGCCCCTTTATTAATTACCAACGGCGATTTTCGCCTTACTTTACCAGAACTTTGGGGCAATGCCTTACAAAAATACGATGGACGCACTGTAATATTAGGCATTCGTCCAGAACATTTAATTTTAAGTGTCCCAGCTACCAGAAATCTTCCTGTACAAGTCGAATTGGTAGAAAACCTCGGCAATGATAGTTATTTATCTACAAAAATTATCGATTCTAGTTTCCAACAACCTGTAACTTCTTCTGGTAATTCTTTGCAAGTGCGAGTACCTCCAGATAGGCTGGTACATGTGGGCGAACAGCTATGGTTATCCCTGACACCAGAAAAACTCCACTTTTTTGATCCAGAAACAGAATTGGCGATTTTTCCTTGA
- a CDS encoding GTP-binding protein, with protein MQAATSESHSMDAPKQGLPVTIITGFLGSGKTTLLNHILSNQQGLKTAVLVNEFGEIGIDNELIISTDDDNNMVELSNGCICCTINNDLVDAVYKVLERQENIDYLVVETTGLADPLPVALTFLGTELRDLTRLDSIITVVDAANYSLDLFNSQAAYSQIAYGDVILLNKTDLVSEAELETLEAKIREVKEGARIIRTKNAQVPLPLILSVGLFETDKYFDAVEAHDHDHHDHDHDHSECGHDHHDHDHDHSESGHDHHDHDHHHHHHHHHSNHLENDGFTSISFESDKPFAIRKFQYFLDNQLPDTIFRAKGIMWFDESPKRHIFHLCGKRFTLDDDEWKGEKKNQLVLIGQNLDHDKLREQLENCLCIPSTTRGKGFGK; from the coding sequence ATGCAAGCAGCTACTTCTGAATCTCATTCAATGGATGCCCCAAAACAAGGATTACCAGTCACAATTATTACTGGTTTTCTTGGCAGTGGAAAAACAACTTTACTCAATCATATCTTGAGCAATCAGCAAGGTTTAAAAACTGCTGTTTTAGTAAATGAATTCGGTGAGATTGGCATCGATAACGAGTTAATTATCTCCACTGACGATGATAATAATATGGTGGAGTTAAGTAATGGTTGTATATGTTGCACCATTAATAATGATTTGGTCGATGCCGTTTACAAAGTTTTGGAACGTCAAGAAAATATAGATTATTTAGTTGTAGAAACAACTGGACTAGCAGATCCACTACCAGTTGCCTTAACATTTCTGGGCACGGAATTACGAGATTTAACTCGTCTCGATTCGATTATCACTGTTGTCGATGCAGCAAATTACAGCCTAGATTTATTTAATTCTCAAGCAGCTTACAGTCAGATTGCCTATGGTGATGTGATTTTGTTGAATAAGACAGATTTAGTTTCTGAAGCAGAATTAGAAACCCTAGAAGCAAAAATTCGAGAGGTTAAGGAAGGTGCGAGAATTATTCGTACCAAGAACGCACAAGTACCACTACCTTTAATTCTCAGTGTTGGTCTGTTTGAAACAGATAAGTATTTTGACGCTGTTGAAGCGCATGATCACGACCACCACGACCATGATCATGACCACTCAGAATGTGGGCACGACCATCACGATCATGATCATGACCACTCAGAATCTGGTCACGACCACCACGACCACGATCATCATCATCATCACCATCACCATCATTCCAATCATCTGGAAAATGATGGCTTTACCTCAATCTCTTTTGAGAGTGACAAACCTTTTGCAATCAGAAAATTTCAGTATTTCTTAGATAACCAACTTCCCGATACTATTTTCCGCGCAAAAGGTATTATGTGGTTTGATGAAAGTCCCAAGCGACACATTTTTCACCTTTGTGGTAAACGCTTTACCTTAGATGATGATGAGTGGAAAGGCGAAAAGAAAAATCAATTAGTACTAATTGGTCAAAATTTAGACCATGATAAATTGCGAGAACAATTAGAAAACTGTTTATGTATTCCTTCTACGACTCGTGGTAAAGGATTCGGGAAATAG
- a CDS encoding FAD-dependent oxidoreductase: MASHLTSNPSLQEMPTPTHDILDVQTTNCCIVGGGPAGAVLALMLARQDISVILLEAHKDFDRDFRGDTIHPSVMEIMEELGLAEKLLQLPHAKMRQIRVRTPQASVTLADFSHLKTRYPYITMLPQARFLEFITTEAQKYPNFQLIMGANVQELIEEDGVVRGVRYRGHGGWHEVRAILTVGADGRHSRLRQLGGFESIQTSPPMDVLWFRLPKQSGDSEGGMGRIGRGHIIAMLDRGDLWQVAYVIPKGGYQEIRAAGIEALKKSIVEVAPELQERVQHLQDWQQIAFLSVESSRLVRWYRPGLLLIGDAAHVMSPVGGVGINYAIQDAVVSANVLSQPLKQGHVELHELAKVQRQREFPTRVIQAFQSFIQQRIFARVLNSNQLIQLPSWLRLPWLRELPARLVAYGVFPAHVKT; encoded by the coding sequence ATGGCTTCTCATCTTACCTCAAATCCTTCTCTTCAAGAGATGCCGACTCCTACCCATGACATTTTAGACGTACAAACTACAAATTGTTGCATTGTCGGTGGAGGCCCAGCAGGTGCTGTTCTTGCCCTAATGTTAGCGCGTCAAGATATTTCCGTAATTTTATTGGAAGCACACAAAGATTTTGACCGCGACTTTCGGGGAGACACCATTCACCCATCGGTGATGGAAATTATGGAGGAACTGGGCTTGGCTGAAAAGTTGCTGCAACTTCCTCACGCTAAAATGCGCCAAATCAGGGTTCGGACTCCACAAGCGAGTGTTACTTTAGCTGATTTCAGTCACCTGAAAACCCGTTATCCCTACATTACGATGCTTCCACAAGCGAGATTTTTGGAGTTTATTACTACTGAAGCCCAAAAGTATCCAAATTTTCAGTTAATTATGGGTGCGAATGTACAGGAGTTGATTGAAGAAGATGGGGTAGTTCGGGGTGTGCGTTATCGTGGGCATGGTGGTTGGCATGAAGTGCGGGCAATTTTGACGGTGGGTGCAGACGGACGTCACTCACGTTTGCGTCAACTGGGTGGTTTTGAATCTATCCAAACTTCACCACCGATGGATGTATTGTGGTTCCGCCTACCTAAGCAATCAGGAGATTCTGAAGGGGGAATGGGACGCATCGGTCGTGGTCATATTATTGCTATGCTCGATCGCGGTGATCTATGGCAAGTTGCCTACGTGATTCCCAAGGGAGGATATCAGGAAATTCGTGCTGCTGGAATCGAAGCTTTGAAAAAGTCTATTGTAGAAGTAGCACCTGAATTACAAGAGCGCGTTCAACACCTACAAGATTGGCAACAGATTGCTTTCCTTTCAGTAGAATCCAGTCGCCTAGTCCGTTGGTATCGTCCAGGACTACTGCTAATTGGTGACGCTGCCCATGTTATGTCTCCTGTCGGTGGAGTTGGGATCAATTATGCAATTCAAGATGCTGTTGTGAGTGCAAATGTCCTGAGTCAACCACTCAAGCAAGGACATGTAGAATTGCACGAACTCGCCAAAGTTCAGCGTCAAAGAGAATTCCCAACCCGCGTTATCCAAGCATTTCAGTCATTTATACAACAGCGGATATTTGCCCGTGTTCTCAACTCAAATCAGTTGATACAGCTACCTAGTTGGTTACGCTTGCCTTGGTTGCGTGAATTACCAGCAAGGTTAGTAGCCTACGGTGTTTTTCCTGCTCATGTCAAAACTTGA
- a CDS encoding ABC transporter ATP-binding protein gives MKEIVLDVRDLQVEFAGDSKLIKAVDGISFQLHRGETLGIVGESGSGKSVTSLAVMGLLQSPGRIAGGEIWFRGNENSQPINLVELSPKEMQLHRGGDIAMIFQEPMSSLNPVYTIGFQLTEAILRHQNISEAEAKHQAIARLQEVKLLQSDEEIRQHYIDSWQHSSFASFNLDEQKLLKLIKQHKEAILERYPHQLSGGQLQRVMIAMAISCNPLVLIADEPTTALDVTVQATIIDLLRELQASRDMALIFISHDLGLIAEVADKVVVMYRGKIVEFDDATKIFANPQHPYTKGLVACRPKLNRRPHKLLTVSDYMNVEEIPTTGQLIIQGKEPTEPPDVTPEEIAQRLADLESEPPLLKVKDLKVGFPIKGIFGGTKRYYVAVNRVSFDVKKGETLGLVGESGCGKTTLGRTLLRLIEPMSGQIIFEGRDITTLKGEALQKLRREMQIVFQNPFSSLDPRMKVEDTIMEPLLIHSIGSTKQERQKRAAYLLERVGLSADAMKRYPHQFSGGQRQRICIARSLALNPKFIICDESVSALDVSVQAQVLNLLKELQDEFGLTYIFISHDLSVVKFMSDRILVMNAGEIVEQGIAEEIYREPKQEYTQNLIASIPTGSRDRVQNRQLRAM, from the coding sequence ATGAAAGAAATAGTCCTAGATGTTCGCGACTTACAGGTAGAATTTGCTGGTGATAGCAAACTCATCAAAGCTGTAGATGGAATTTCTTTTCAATTGCATCGAGGTGAAACTCTAGGCATAGTAGGAGAGTCGGGGAGTGGTAAATCAGTCACATCTCTAGCTGTAATGGGTTTGTTGCAGTCTCCGGGTAGGATAGCAGGCGGAGAAATTTGGTTTCGTGGCAATGAAAATAGTCAACCCATCAATTTGGTAGAGTTGTCTCCAAAGGAAATGCAACTGCACCGGGGTGGCGACATCGCCATGATTTTTCAAGAACCGATGAGTTCGCTTAACCCTGTGTATACTATCGGATTTCAACTGACAGAAGCAATTTTACGACATCAAAATATTTCAGAAGCAGAAGCCAAACACCAAGCGATCGCACGGTTGCAAGAAGTAAAATTGCTCCAAAGTGATGAGGAGATCCGACAGCATTATATTGACAGTTGGCAACACTCATCCTTTGCTTCATTCAACTTAGACGAACAAAAACTGCTCAAGTTAATTAAGCAACACAAAGAAGCCATCCTAGAACGTTATCCTCATCAACTTTCCGGGGGTCAATTGCAACGGGTGATGATTGCGATGGCAATTTCTTGCAACCCCTTGGTATTAATTGCTGATGAACCAACCACCGCCTTAGATGTGACGGTGCAAGCAACTATTATTGATTTGCTGCGAGAATTACAAGCCAGTCGCGACATGGCCTTGATATTTATCAGCCACGACTTAGGCTTAATTGCCGAAGTAGCCGATAAAGTCGTGGTCATGTACAGAGGTAAAATTGTTGAATTCGACGATGCCACCAAAATTTTTGCGAATCCTCAACATCCTTATACAAAAGGCTTGGTGGCTTGTCGTCCTAAACTTAACCGCCGTCCCCACAAGCTATTAACTGTTTCCGACTACATGAATGTCGAGGAAATACCAACGACGGGACAACTAATTATTCAAGGAAAAGAACCCACAGAACCGCCAGATGTCACGCCTGAAGAAATAGCACAAAGATTAGCAGATTTAGAAAGCGAACCACCTCTACTCAAAGTTAAGGATCTTAAGGTTGGTTTTCCGATCAAAGGCATATTTGGTGGTACAAAACGTTACTACGTCGCAGTTAATAGGGTTTCCTTTGATGTCAAAAAAGGGGAAACTTTAGGATTAGTAGGTGAATCTGGTTGCGGCAAAACTACCTTAGGTAGAACTCTGTTACGCTTAATTGAACCGATGAGTGGTCAAATTATCTTTGAGGGACGAGATATCACAACTCTCAAAGGAGAAGCGTTGCAAAAATTGCGACGGGAAATGCAAATAGTTTTTCAAAACCCGTTTAGTTCCCTTGATCCCCGCATGAAGGTAGAGGACACGATCATGGAACCCTTGCTGATTCACTCCATTGGTAGTACAAAGCAAGAAAGACAAAAACGTGCTGCTTATTTGTTAGAACGAGTTGGATTAAGCGCTGATGCTATGAAGCGCTATCCGCATCAGTTTTCCGGTGGTCAACGCCAAAGGATTTGTATTGCTCGTTCTTTAGCCTTGAATCCTAAATTTATTATTTGCGATGAATCGGTTTCGGCGTTGGATGTATCAGTGCAGGCGCAGGTGCTGAATTTGCTTAAAGAATTACAAGATGAGTTTGGTTTAACTTACATCTTTATTTCTCACGACTTGAGCGTGGTGAAATTTATGAGCGATCGCATTTTAGTTATGAATGCTGGTGAAATTGTCGAACAAGGCATCGCAGAAGAAATTTATCGCGAACCCAAACAAGAATATACCCAAAATTTAATTGCTTCGATTCCTACTGGTAGTCGCGATCGCGTCCAAAATCGCCAGTTGCGGGCAATGTAA
- a CDS encoding Rpn family recombination-promoting nuclease/putative transposase translates to MFDNLCKFLAETFSSDFASWLLGEPVTLTELSPSELSVEPIRADALILLQSDQVILHLEFQTQPKTEIPFRMADYRLRVYRRFPHKRMNQVVIYLQKTTSDLVQQNTFTLERTHHEFDIIRLWEQPTSVFLQYPGLLPFAVLSQTNDRTETLRQVAQIISNIKDQRTQSNIAASTFILAGLVLNKDTIQQLLRKELMQESVTYQALIDEGRAEGRAIGRAEGRAEGRAEGIQEGIRRVAINLFKEGMSREMVAKLTGLSVEQLQQLEISESENSQE, encoded by the coding sequence ATGTTCGATAATCTGTGTAAATTCCTTGCTGAAACCTTCTCAAGTGATTTTGCCAGTTGGCTATTAGGAGAACCAGTTACCCTCACCGAGTTAAGTCCCTCTGAACTCTCTGTTGAGCCGATTCGTGCCGATGCACTAATATTACTCCAATCCGATCAAGTTATACTTCATTTGGAATTTCAAACTCAACCCAAAACCGAAATTCCATTTCGGATGGCAGATTATCGACTGCGTGTGTATCGGCGTTTTCCTCACAAACGCATGAATCAAGTTGTGATTTACCTACAAAAGACGACTTCTGATCTGGTACAACAAAATACATTTACTCTAGAAAGAACTCATCACGAGTTTGATATCATTCGCTTATGGGAGCAACCAACCAGTGTGTTCTTGCAATATCCAGGTTTATTACCGTTTGCAGTCTTGAGTCAGACTAATGACCGCACTGAAACACTTAGACAAGTCGCTCAAATAATTTCTAATATTAAAGATCAACGTACACAAAGTAATATTGCAGCATCAACGTTCATCCTAGCTGGGCTAGTATTAAATAAAGACACAATTCAACAGTTGCTGCGAAAAGAACTTATGCAAGAGTCAGTAACTTATCAAGCTTTAATTGATGAAGGTCGGGCTGAAGGTCGGGCTATAGGTCGGGCTGAAGGTCGGGCTGAAGGTCGGGCTGAAGGTATTCAAGAAGGTATTCGACGGGTTGCTATCAACCTTTTCAAAGAGGGAATGTCAAGAGAAATGGTAGCAAAGTTGACAGGTTTATCAGTAGAACAGTTGCAACAGTTGGAGATTTCAGAGTCTGAAAACTCACAAGAATAA